The sequence CACTGGCGGACGAGCCGCCAGTGGCACCCAAAGCATTCAAACTAGGCCCAGTTCTGGAAACCTACTTTACTCCTTTGCTCCGCTTCTACTCTACTACTTTCCTCCTCCACTCCCATCCACGATACTCAAGCCCATGGCCGCCGCTCTCAACGCCCTCGACTGGCTGTCGAAATCGCCCCCCAAGGCGTATCCAGGCGTTTGCGTCGCCTATGGCGACGACGCTTTTCTGAAACGCTTGGTGCTGTCGCGGTTGCGAAAAGGCATTCTCGGCGACGGGGACGGCGAATATTCCTGGGACGAGCTGGACGAGAAGGAAACGAAAGTCGCCTTACGCGACGTGCTGGACGAACTGTCGACGGTCTCGCTGTTCGGTTCCGGGAAGCGCGTCGTCGCCGTTCTGAACGCCGATGAATTCGTCACCCGGTTCCGCCCGCAGTTGGAAGATTACGTCGCGAAGCCGCGCGACACTGGTGTGCTCATTCTGGACGTGAAGACCTGGCCTGCGAATACGCGGCTGTTCAAGGCCGTGGCGGCGAGCGGATTGCAGATCGAATGCAAAGGACCGAGCGCCGATCGCGCGTCCGGCTGGCTGGTGCAGTGGGCTGGTGAGCGTCATCAGGCGAAGCTCGAACGCCCCGCGGCGGAGTTGATGGTCGATATCGTCGGCCCGGAACTGGGGCTGTTGGATCAGGAGCTTGCGAAGCTTGCATCCGCCGCAGGCGAGCAGCCGATCGACGTGGCGTTGGTCCGCGACCTGGTCGGCGGCTGGCGGGCGAAAACCGCCTGGGAGTTGATCGACGCGGCGCTCGGCGGGCAATCGAGCGAAGCGCTGCAGCAACTGGATCGGCTGTTGTCCGGCGGCGAGCATCCTTTGGCGGTGCTGGGACCGTTGGGCTGGAGCTTGCGCCAGATGGGGGCCGCGGTCGGCGTCCTGGAACAAGGGGACGCGGCGGGGCGCAAACCGTCGCTACGGACTGCGATGGAACAAGCGGGCGTGAAGCCGTTTGTGATCGGCAAGGTCGAGAAACAGTTGATGCGCCTGGGCCGGCAACGGGGCTCGCAGCTCTTGCGCTGGCTGCTGGAAGCTGACCTGGCGATGAAGGGGAGCAGCTCATCAAATCACCGCGCGAGGCTGGTGCTGGAGGAACTGATCTGCCGTCTCTCGGCGCCTTCGGCGCAATCGTCGAAGACGTAGTTGGCACAACGGACTGTGGGAGGCGTCTCCGACGCCGATTGTTTGACGTCTGAGCGCTGGTCAACCCTGGAAACGAGAACCGCGTCCGCTTCATCGGCGTCGGAGACGCCTCCCACAGGTTCACGGCACTACTGCGACGAGTGCTTCAGCTAACGGGCTGAGATGCATTTCGCGCAGACATGCCGCATTGACGAGCAGCACGCCCTCGCGCAGGCGTGCGTGGCCGAGATAGATTGGCGGCGTGCCGTTGCGCAGGCGCTGGCAGAAGTCGAAGGCGCTTTCGGTGGCGTTGTTGTCGGCCAGGTGAATCGCCAACGATGGCGGAATCTCCGCGTGGCCGCCGTCGATAATTTCGCAGCGCGCGCGTTTTCCCGAGAGCAGCGTAGCTATACGCTCGAGCCAGTCGCGTTGCTGCGATGCTTCGGCGACGAGATCGCGCTCCATGAATTCGTCGAGCGCCACGAGCAAGCCGACGATTTGTTCCTTGGCCACCTTGAAGCCGCGGCCGAGGCCTTGTCGGGGCATGCCGTCGAAGCGTTCGCGCGGAAACAAATCCGCCGGTGGATTCCAGAGTTCGGGATGGTCGTCCATATCGAGCATCTGCATCGCGGCCGAGGCGACGAGGTCGGCCTTGCCGCAGAGAATCCCTGTGCCCTGCGGGCCGGCGATCGCTTTCCCGCCGCTGAAGCAGACGAGTTCCGCGCCGGTGGCCGGAATCGATTTCAAGTTTGCGCGCGGAGGCAACTCCGCCGCGGCGTCGACGAGCACCGGCGCGAAGTAGTCCTGCGCGACGCTCACGACGTCCGCCAGCGCGGGCTGGCCGCCGGGACGGTGGACGTAAAGAACTCCGGCCGCGCTACGGGCCGCGAGCTGCTGGCGAAAGTCGTCCAACTCCACGCCGCGCACGCCCGCACCGCTCGTAGTTTCGTCGCAGCCGACGTCGATGAGCCTGGCGCCAGCCAGCCGTACGGCGTGGTCGTAAGCGTTGCGTTGATCGCTGGCGACGAGGAATTCCCGGCGCAACCCGCGGCCCGCCGGCAATCGCTGCTGATCGCGAAGATCGAAGCCGGCCATGATCGCGGCTGCGCCGAGCGTCAATGCCGCCGATGCGCCGCTGGTGACTAACGCGGCCTCCGCGCCCGTGATTTCGGCGATGCGCCGTGAAGCGGCCGCTTGCAGCGGTTCAATGGAAACGCTGTCCTGCGCGGCAGCCGACATCGCCGCGACGACGCGTTCCGACATGATCGCGCCGCCCAATCGCGTCACCGTCCCCGTGGCGTTGATGACCGGCGCAACGTTCCAGTGGGCGTAGATGGACATGAACAGTTCCGAAATGCACGCCACACTAGCCCGTAGCGCCAGCGAGGGGGAGTTGACGTCGTGTGCCGTTTGAGCTGAAGCTCTCAATTGCATCGTAGCATTGTAACTGAGGGCTTCAGCTCGATCGGTAAACCGCGTCAACTCCCCCTCGCTGGCGCTACGGGCTGGAGTTGGGACTTCATTCCCGGAACGGTTGCGCCAGCCAGGCTGCCGCGGGGGCGAAGATCATCAGTGGCATCCAGGCCGCGAAGGCTGGGTCGCCGATCAGGTAGCCGGAGCCCATCGCCTGGCAGCCGATCATGACGAGCATGAACAGGCTCACGACGGCGACACACAGCCCGATCGCCATATAGACGTTGCGGTTCTCGCGCGCGACGATCAACGGCAGTCCCAGGAACAGCAGCGTGATATCGAGCCACGGCTGCACGAACCGGGCGTGAATGGCCACGCGGACATCGGCCAGGGCGTCGAAGTTGGGATTGCGCAGGCCCTTGATCAATTCCCAGGTCGACGCGAACTGCCGCCAACTGCGGCCGCCGGTGAGTTGCTCGAACGACAGTTCGCTGGAGACAAAGCATTCGTCCGGCTT is a genomic window of Planctomycetia bacterium containing:
- a CDS encoding aminotransferase class V-fold PLP-dependent enzyme; the protein is MSIYAHWNVAPVINATGTVTRLGGAIMSERVVAAMSAAAQDSVSIEPLQAAASRRIAEITGAEAALVTSGASAALTLGAAAIMAGFDLRDQQRLPAGRGLRREFLVASDQRNAYDHAVRLAGARLIDVGCDETTSGAGVRGVELDDFRQQLAARSAAGVLYVHRPGGQPALADVVSVAQDYFAPVLVDAAAELPPRANLKSIPATGAELVCFSGGKAIAGPQGTGILCGKADLVASAAMQMLDMDDHPELWNPPADLFPRERFDGMPRQGLGRGFKVAKEQIVGLLVALDEFMERDLVAEASQQRDWLERIATLLSGKRARCEIIDGGHAEIPPSLAIHLADNNATESAFDFCQRLRNGTPPIYLGHARLREGVLLVNAACLREMHLSPLAEALVAVVP
- the holA gene encoding DNA polymerase III subunit delta, producing MAAALNALDWLSKSPPKAYPGVCVAYGDDAFLKRLVLSRLRKGILGDGDGEYSWDELDEKETKVALRDVLDELSTVSLFGSGKRVVAVLNADEFVTRFRPQLEDYVAKPRDTGVLILDVKTWPANTRLFKAVAASGLQIECKGPSADRASGWLVQWAGERHQAKLERPAAELMVDIVGPELGLLDQELAKLASAAGEQPIDVALVRDLVGGWRAKTAWELIDAALGGQSSEALQQLDRLLSGGEHPLAVLGPLGWSLRQMGAAVGVLEQGDAAGRKPSLRTAMEQAGVKPFVIGKVEKQLMRLGRQRGSQLLRWLLEADLAMKGSSSSNHRARLVLEELICRLSAPSAQSSKT